A single window of Kitasatospora sp. HUAS MG31 DNA harbors:
- a CDS encoding SUKH-4 family immunity protein: MSGSTDAAGSAYQEVRAWLAGPAPSGRLYVSGPGGSGKTRLLTELRDAFTEALHVDATGLGADAVVGELIGQLDPSESAGLNSLSDLVRKFRGEGKPRIVLVANPQWAGILADGGEPARLSGVLDSLAHAAEQAPFKLVTETSSAPPVRHPGTDVVELPGEEDAGVRALVAACPPPALAALRALAHAQLDRVPADAWSALCACAEVDAREDELAAWAERFADVAVEENPEGRHFGFRSRDLARALRRLEGVPSAVVHDRMTTRLLTGDMSAWAARSLPGHTAVAGRFDELLADAAVLARIPRQHLLEGFDSGYPEGFEQDTDAAALHYLTHRNLSGLSQAEWVAWLSHDAFTRGRIERAQQLAASSSEPLPFTPLWSHRRPAGTFERPALPHTAAPIRVTAVSHEGRPAVQSEDGAGGRWVWDAATGEVLEGPVGSPTAAAGGPTPAVGEHLTARWRAEVAYAVPGRVDLFDPVDGRPLGALQLPGDELSCTVAGSTLIVADSCGLYALTVEPSALHPEPFHRLPELGWRGEVKPRPYDPAACADLRALLERAFGPESLHRIPPADLPPGLRDEPTRHLLVDVGVPEVVGLVGLWLDRLTPDSLAPVPWESVPEAAQPAGAGPYWLLGEWMGCQVVLDGHDGRVLRMLPPGAPEWEHPRGPLVGSTLRSFLTMVALTARYVEIYQVFDGPDRDDALAELEIQLTGIAPDAAGSDCWGYALDPDNWE, encoded by the coding sequence GTGAGCGGAAGTACGGATGCGGCCGGGTCGGCGTACCAGGAGGTCCGTGCGTGGCTGGCCGGCCCCGCGCCGTCCGGGCGCCTGTACGTCTCCGGACCGGGTGGGAGCGGTAAGACCCGGTTGCTGACAGAGCTTCGGGACGCCTTCACCGAGGCACTCCACGTGGATGCCACCGGCCTCGGCGCGGACGCGGTCGTGGGGGAGCTCATCGGGCAGCTGGATCCGTCCGAGTCGGCCGGACTGAACAGCCTGTCGGACCTGGTCCGGAAGTTCCGCGGCGAGGGGAAGCCGCGGATCGTCCTGGTGGCCAACCCGCAGTGGGCCGGCATCCTTGCCGACGGCGGCGAGCCGGCCAGGCTGAGCGGTGTACTGGACTCGCTGGCGCACGCGGCCGAGCAGGCCCCGTTCAAGCTGGTGACCGAGACCTCGTCCGCCCCTCCGGTCCGGCACCCCGGCACCGACGTCGTCGAGCTGCCCGGGGAGGAGGATGCGGGGGTTCGAGCGCTCGTCGCCGCATGCCCGCCCCCGGCCCTGGCCGCGCTGCGAGCACTGGCCCATGCCCAGCTGGACCGGGTTCCGGCCGATGCGTGGTCGGCCCTGTGCGCCTGCGCGGAGGTTGACGCCCGGGAGGACGAACTGGCCGCCTGGGCCGAACGGTTCGCCGACGTCGCCGTCGAGGAGAACCCGGAGGGCAGGCACTTCGGGTTCCGTTCCCGCGATCTGGCCCGTGCGCTGAGGCGCCTGGAAGGCGTTCCCTCCGCCGTCGTCCACGACCGGATGACCACCCGCCTGCTGACGGGGGACATGTCGGCCTGGGCCGCCCGGTCGCTCCCCGGGCACACGGCGGTGGCGGGTAGGTTCGACGAGCTGCTGGCTGATGCCGCCGTGTTGGCGCGGATTCCGCGGCAGCACTTGTTGGAGGGCTTCGATTCCGGCTACCCCGAGGGCTTCGAGCAGGACACCGACGCCGCCGCCCTCCACTACCTGACGCACCGGAACCTTTCGGGTCTCTCGCAGGCCGAGTGGGTGGCCTGGCTGAGCCACGATGCCTTCACCCGGGGCCGGATCGAGCGCGCGCAGCAACTCGCCGCCTCCTCCTCGGAACCACTGCCGTTCACACCTCTCTGGTCGCACCGGCGCCCGGCGGGGACGTTCGAGCGTCCTGCGCTGCCCCACACGGCCGCACCGATCCGCGTCACGGCGGTCTCGCACGAGGGGCGGCCCGCCGTTCAGAGCGAGGACGGGGCAGGGGGCCGGTGGGTCTGGGACGCCGCCACCGGTGAGGTGCTGGAAGGCCCCGTCGGCTCGCCGACCGCCGCCGCGGGTGGGCCCACGCCGGCGGTCGGCGAGCACCTCACCGCCCGCTGGCGTGCGGAGGTGGCGTACGCCGTCCCCGGGCGGGTGGACCTCTTCGACCCGGTGGACGGCCGACCGCTCGGTGCCCTTCAGCTGCCCGGCGACGAGCTCTCCTGCACGGTGGCGGGGTCGACGCTGATCGTCGCCGACTCCTGCGGCCTGTACGCACTGACGGTCGAGCCCTCGGCTCTGCACCCGGAACCCTTCCACCGGCTCCCGGAACTCGGCTGGCGCGGCGAGGTCAAGCCGCGACCGTACGATCCCGCCGCGTGTGCCGACCTCCGGGCGCTGCTGGAGCGTGCCTTCGGTCCCGAGTCGCTCCACCGGATCCCGCCGGCCGACCTGCCCCCCGGCCTCCGGGACGAGCCGACCCGGCACCTGCTCGTCGACGTGGGCGTCCCGGAGGTCGTGGGCCTGGTCGGTCTGTGGCTCGACCGCCTCACCCCGGACTCGTTGGCCCCAGTACCGTGGGAGTCCGTGCCGGAGGCGGCACAGCCTGCCGGAGCCGGGCCCTACTGGCTGCTCGGCGAGTGGATGGGCTGCCAGGTGGTCCTGGACGGGCACGACGGACGGGTCCTTCGCATGCTGCCGCCGGGGGCACCCGAATGGGAGCATCCGCGGGGCCCGCTGGTCGGATCGACTCTGCGCTCGTTCCTGACCATGGTCGCGCTCACGGCCCGCTACGTCGAGATCTACCAGGTGTTCGACGGGCCCGACCGGGACGATGCACTGGCCGAACTGGAGATCCAGCTGACCGGGATCGCCCCGGACGCGGCGGGCTCGGACTGCTGGGGGTACGCGCTGGACCCCGACAACTGGGAATGA
- a CDS encoding ATP-binding protein has protein sequence MTDTTIHQPHPYIGGRDTALRELSRWREGVASSPKTILLTGSSGSGRTRLLTGFLMLCDPESRQRIDVAALDPATVPAPELPAPLVFDASGLTAAQLLWSVTDALGMAATRTEDALRLLAEPADEGLPPVPVVVPDVDRAGVLRALDGAARTAAEVLLPLALSPRVRLLADVPREQARWLVERLPEGRVRVVDLDEEPWADPDGLLLQAEHAVEKPGFAAELARHADGPLTVRLAAWSLRAVPDAGTGVFPRNVGEALDLHAERCGVDELTLRRLLAPLALAGDGATLPFSLWAPLASAVAGRDLSAALASGQQLLMPFFELVDGDEPAARLVHPAVAAELRERFGSVLREVQRRIAHALLATLPAGSDRWSAAAPYVREQLIGHALEGGVLPELLVDPGFLLHAEQVALRAAVEHLAADGAELPAPARTWLRLAPLFTRTEAGPIPRAALLEHALCQDGLPAVEFGLDLPWRTLWAAPLPGVDGVAAAIAPDGTSVLAAHVPGAEPPIALYDVLTGAAVTGDPEQLLRPSDEQREDSPLRLSKGADYVRVWPRDGGHPVATFVSPEPLGGADVTVDGVLLLADARGVSALRLVVPSVESGSGA, from the coding sequence GTGACCGATACGACCATCCACCAGCCGCACCCCTACATCGGCGGCCGCGACACCGCGCTGCGCGAACTCAGTCGGTGGCGCGAGGGGGTGGCGTCGTCGCCCAAGACGATTCTGCTGACCGGGAGTTCGGGCAGCGGCCGGACACGCCTGCTGACCGGCTTCCTGATGCTCTGCGATCCGGAATCCCGTCAACGCATCGACGTGGCGGCACTCGACCCGGCCACCGTTCCGGCGCCCGAGCTGCCCGCCCCGCTGGTCTTCGACGCCAGCGGACTGACCGCCGCTCAGCTGCTGTGGTCGGTGACCGACGCACTGGGCATGGCCGCCACCCGGACCGAGGACGCCCTCCGGCTCCTGGCGGAACCGGCCGACGAGGGCCTGCCGCCGGTACCGGTCGTCGTCCCCGATGTGGACAGGGCCGGGGTCCTTCGCGCGCTGGACGGGGCCGCCCGGACGGCTGCCGAGGTGCTGCTGCCGCTCGCGCTCTCACCGCGGGTCCGCCTACTCGCCGACGTCCCGCGCGAACAGGCGCGATGGCTGGTCGAGCGACTGCCCGAGGGCCGGGTGCGAGTCGTCGATCTCGACGAGGAGCCGTGGGCGGATCCGGACGGGCTGCTCCTGCAGGCGGAGCACGCGGTGGAGAAGCCCGGATTCGCCGCCGAGCTGGCCCGGCACGCCGACGGCCCGCTGACCGTTCGGCTCGCCGCCTGGTCGCTGCGCGCCGTCCCCGACGCCGGGACCGGGGTCTTCCCGCGCAACGTCGGCGAGGCGCTCGACCTGCACGCCGAGCGCTGCGGCGTCGACGAACTGACGCTGCGACGGCTCCTGGCGCCGCTCGCGCTGGCCGGGGACGGTGCGACACTGCCGTTCTCGCTGTGGGCCCCGCTGGCCTCCGCGGTCGCGGGCAGGGATCTGTCTGCCGCGCTCGCCAGCGGCCAGCAGCTGCTGATGCCGTTCTTCGAGCTGGTCGACGGCGACGAGCCGGCGGCTCGGCTCGTCCACCCCGCGGTGGCAGCGGAGCTGCGCGAGCGCTTCGGCTCGGTCCTCCGAGAGGTTCAGCGGCGGATCGCCCACGCCCTGCTGGCCACCCTCCCGGCCGGTTCCGACCGCTGGTCCGCCGCCGCGCCCTACGTGCGTGAGCAGCTGATCGGGCACGCGCTGGAGGGCGGGGTGCTGCCGGAGCTGCTGGTCGACCCGGGTTTCCTTCTGCACGCCGAGCAGGTGGCGCTGCGTGCGGCGGTCGAGCACCTGGCCGCCGACGGGGCCGAGCTGCCCGCGCCCGCCCGTACCTGGCTACGACTGGCACCGCTGTTCACCCGCACCGAGGCCGGCCCGATCCCGCGCGCGGCCCTGCTCGAGCACGCACTGTGCCAGGACGGTCTCCCCGCAGTGGAGTTCGGCCTCGATCTGCCCTGGCGAACCCTGTGGGCCGCACCGCTCCCGGGGGTCGACGGGGTCGCCGCGGCCATCGCTCCGGATGGCACCTCCGTCCTTGCCGCGCACGTCCCGGGCGCCGAGCCGCCGATCGCTCTCTACGACGTCCTCACCGGCGCCGCCGTGACCGGCGATCCGGAGCAGCTGCTCCGCCCGTCCGACGAGCAACGTGAGGACAGCCCGCTGCGGTTGAGCAAAGGAGCCGACTACGTGCGGGTCTGGCCACGGGACGGCGGGCACCCGGTGGCGACTTTCGTCTCGCCGGAACCGCTCGGCGGCGCGGACGTCACCGTGGACGGTGTGCTGCTGCTCGCCGATGCCCGTGGTGTCAGCGCCCTGCGCCTCGTCGTCCCGTCCGTGGAGAGCGGCTCGGGAGCCTGA
- a CDS encoding SUKH-4 family immunity protein produces MTTREQAIEAARRWMNDGLPEERWRDVAVHEFELGWVLWPEQPPARTDPGSGERRAPEVIGSACAVVDRETGELTTWPSVPVEEVVQLYRDKLGAGSFDPALPPVTGPGSTAVLTYRDAGGEEQSLFQASAPGYGHPEVRAWRSLQAQGVRPEDVLAVYTDLRPCELPGGYCAATLLAELPVASFSYGHDYGPRFDRRAAGVRALTEQTEKVFRSAGRPVPPKPNRVPFPRAVPAAEPERNVALGRRLAEQFGADGMHRFDADLTAASLLPEAAAETLVWAGLPRRVEGFFEFLPGLPTVAGHLAATGGSGRISEPTLAVLAEYVVLGTDGHALIAVQCGDGGTGTGAGIGRVWAVDPDNGTGRYLDADLASFVRCLALLAGARPAWRGLDPYATGAAVEVFQRELAAVDGTVYSDPENWWAVVVEQLWDGLL; encoded by the coding sequence GTGACGACCCGCGAGCAGGCGATCGAGGCGGCCCGCCGGTGGATGAACGACGGGCTGCCCGAGGAGCGGTGGCGTGACGTCGCCGTCCACGAGTTCGAGCTGGGATGGGTGCTCTGGCCCGAGCAGCCCCCGGCCCGGACGGACCCGGGCTCGGGCGAGCGGCGGGCGCCGGAGGTGATCGGCTCGGCCTGCGCCGTGGTCGACCGGGAGACCGGTGAGCTGACCACCTGGCCCTCGGTACCGGTCGAGGAGGTCGTCCAGCTCTATCGCGACAAGCTCGGCGCCGGCTCGTTCGACCCGGCTCTTCCGCCGGTGACCGGGCCGGGTTCGACGGCCGTGCTCACCTACCGCGACGCCGGCGGCGAGGAGCAGAGCCTGTTCCAGGCCTCCGCGCCCGGGTACGGGCACCCCGAGGTACGGGCGTGGCGCAGCCTCCAGGCCCAGGGCGTGCGGCCCGAGGACGTGCTGGCCGTGTACACCGATCTGCGGCCGTGCGAACTCCCCGGCGGGTACTGCGCGGCGACCCTGCTCGCGGAGCTTCCGGTGGCCTCCTTCTCGTACGGGCACGACTACGGGCCGCGCTTCGACCGCCGGGCCGCCGGGGTGCGGGCGCTGACCGAGCAGACCGAGAAGGTGTTCCGCAGCGCCGGACGCCCCGTGCCGCCGAAGCCGAACCGGGTGCCCTTCCCGCGGGCGGTGCCGGCGGCGGAGCCGGAGCGGAACGTCGCCCTCGGCCGTCGGCTGGCGGAGCAGTTCGGCGCGGACGGGATGCACCGTTTCGACGCCGACCTCACGGCGGCGAGCCTGCTGCCCGAGGCTGCCGCGGAGACCCTCGTCTGGGCGGGTCTCCCCCGCCGGGTGGAGGGCTTCTTCGAGTTCCTCCCCGGTCTTCCGACGGTCGCCGGGCACCTGGCCGCCACCGGTGGGAGCGGCCGGATCTCCGAGCCGACCCTCGCCGTGCTGGCCGAGTACGTGGTCCTCGGCACCGACGGGCACGCGCTGATCGCCGTACAGTGCGGCGACGGCGGTACCGGCACCGGGGCGGGGATCGGCCGGGTCTGGGCCGTCGACCCGGACAACGGCACCGGCCGGTACCTCGACGCCGACCTCGCCTCCTTCGTCCGCTGCCTGGCCCTCCTCGCCGGCGCCCGGCCCGCGTGGCGGGGACTGGACCCGTACGCGACCGGAGCGGCCGTCGAGGTGTTCCAGCGCGAACTGGCCGCCGTGGACGGCACGGTGTACTCCGATCCGGAGAACTGGTGGGCCGTTGTCGTCGAACAGCTCTGGGACGGCCTGCTGTAG
- a CDS encoding S1C family serine protease: protein MSTEHASGSTGPEDGQPAVGSDAIAPGPEAGAAAADAAPAPTLSFGKVSAPAPAQHAAAPAETTYIDAPPPVLPAAQTPPPAPAQPYAPPSEPAAAGPVGMPAEGQHHHPFGAGQPLGGWGTPPGGPGGPGGPGGPGHPSEWPGSGAPHPGRKRGGLVALVAAVALVAGLAGGAIGVAVSGKDGGSISPASRTSTTVTVGDNKKALDRAPDSVAGIAAKALPSTVTIKAQGSGESGTGTGFVFDTEGHILTNNHVVAPAAKGGKLTVKFSDGSSYAASVVGRAQGYDVAVIKLDSPPTGKLVPLPLGDSDKVAIGDATIAIGAPYGLEGTVTTGIISAKDRPVASGDETGAQASYMNALQTDASINPGNSGGPLLNASGAVIGINSAIQSNAGASGRAGSIGLGFAIPINQAKWVAENLIKDGTPVYAILGVLRNDDYKGDGAQIQTNAVQGTPAVTPGGPADKAGLKPGDVITKLGGIPIDSGPTLVSEIWTHKPGESVEVEYTRDGKTAKTTVVLGERKGDN from the coding sequence GTGAGCACCGAGCACGCGAGTGGTTCCACCGGGCCGGAGGACGGGCAGCCCGCCGTCGGTTCGGATGCGATCGCTCCCGGCCCCGAGGCCGGGGCCGCGGCGGCCGACGCGGCGCCCGCGCCGACGCTCTCGTTCGGCAAGGTGAGCGCCCCGGCCCCGGCCCAGCACGCCGCGGCGCCCGCGGAGACCACCTACATCGACGCCCCGCCGCCGGTCCTGCCCGCCGCGCAGACGCCGCCCCCGGCCCCGGCGCAGCCGTACGCGCCGCCGAGCGAGCCGGCGGCCGCCGGCCCGGTCGGCATGCCCGCCGAGGGCCAGCACCACCACCCGTTCGGCGCCGGACAGCCGCTCGGCGGCTGGGGCACCCCGCCCGGCGGCCCCGGCGGTCCCGGCGGTCCCGGCGGCCCCGGCCACCCGTCCGAGTGGCCCGGCTCCGGCGCCCCCCACCCCGGCCGCAAGCGCGGCGGCCTGGTCGCCCTGGTCGCCGCCGTCGCCCTGGTGGCCGGCCTGGCCGGCGGTGCGATCGGCGTCGCCGTCTCCGGCAAGGACGGCGGCTCGATCTCCCCCGCCAGCCGCACCAGCACCACCGTGACCGTCGGCGACAACAAGAAGGCCCTCGACCGCGCCCCCGACTCGGTCGCCGGCATCGCCGCCAAGGCGCTGCCCAGCACCGTCACCATCAAGGCCCAGGGCTCCGGCGAGTCCGGCACCGGCACCGGCTTCGTCTTCGACACCGAGGGCCACATCCTCACCAACAACCACGTCGTCGCGCCGGCCGCCAAGGGCGGCAAGCTCACCGTCAAGTTCTCCGACGGCAGCTCCTACGCCGCCTCGGTCGTCGGCCGCGCCCAGGGCTACGACGTCGCCGTCATCAAGCTCGACAGCCCGCCCACCGGCAAGCTGGTCCCGCTCCCGCTCGGCGACTCCGACAAGGTCGCCATCGGCGACGCCACCATCGCCATCGGCGCGCCCTACGGCCTGGAGGGCACCGTCACCACCGGCATCATCAGCGCCAAGGACCGCCCGGTGGCCTCCGGCGACGAGACCGGCGCCCAGGCCTCGTACATGAACGCCCTGCAGACCGACGCCTCGATCAACCCCGGCAACTCCGGCGGCCCCCTGCTCAACGCCTCCGGCGCGGTGATCGGCATCAACTCCGCCATCCAGTCCAACGCCGGCGCCTCCGGCCGGGCCGGCTCCATCGGCCTCGGCTTCGCCATCCCGATCAACCAGGCCAAGTGGGTCGCCGAGAACCTGATCAAGGACGGCACGCCCGTCTACGCGATCCTCGGCGTGCTGCGCAACGACGACTACAAGGGCGACGGCGCGCAGATCCAGACCAACGCCGTCCAGGGCACCCCGGCCGTCACCCCCGGCGGCCCCGCCGACAAGGCCGGCCTCAAGCCGGGCGACGTGATCACCAAGCTGGGCGGCATCCCGATCGACAGCGGCCCGACCCTGGTCAGCGAGATCTGGACGCACAAGCCCGGCGAGAGCGTCGAGGTCGAGTACACCCGTGACGGCAAGACCGCCAAGACCACCGTCGTCCTCGGGGAGCGCAAGGGCGACAACTGA
- a CDS encoding purine-cytosine permease family protein has protein sequence MTAVSPAPISDDAVKDRVEAPLVLDTAPPRTLDFRALFALWANLGVSLIGFTSAATVLGAPGAELGFTAAMTAIVVGTAIGTAMLGVAAMIGARSGAPAMALLRGLFGTRLSYVPTVLNILQCIGWGVYELTVIAWGAQTVAGTEGWRWLFVVLAGVLTTVLTIWPLGAIAVLRTYVAIAVGVAMVYFTVQLVRQGFPDPGAGHWGGFLTATDYVIAVSISFVPLAADYTRHAKSSGSAFWGTFSGYTVAQVWCYALGLVALLQSGGDPTQVFSSFTGVAAGWFFLLVLVLRETDQSFANVYSTAMSIHNLLPRVDRRVLTGGIGVLVTGLALWIQEFTAGYYAFLGLIGSVFVPLFAVLAVDYFFGAGRRGWNLEQDAPSRWLMLLPWALGFAAYQFLAPTAVGAWWTERWTGLQEAVGFTPQPWTSASLFSFLVAALATGATAALSRKGD, from the coding sequence ATGACGGCTGTTTCGCCTGCCCCAATTTCCGACGACGCGGTCAAGGACCGGGTCGAGGCACCGCTGGTGCTCGACACGGCCCCGCCGCGGACGCTGGACTTCCGGGCGCTGTTCGCGCTCTGGGCCAACCTGGGTGTGAGCCTGATCGGCTTCACCAGTGCCGCCACCGTGCTGGGCGCGCCCGGCGCCGAGCTGGGCTTCACGGCGGCGATGACCGCGATCGTGGTCGGCACCGCGATCGGCACCGCGATGCTGGGTGTGGCGGCGATGATCGGCGCCCGGTCCGGCGCGCCGGCGATGGCGCTGCTGCGCGGCCTGTTCGGCACCCGGTTGTCGTACGTGCCGACGGTGCTGAACATCCTGCAGTGCATCGGCTGGGGCGTGTACGAGCTGACGGTGATCGCCTGGGGTGCCCAGACGGTGGCCGGCACGGAGGGCTGGCGCTGGCTGTTCGTGGTGCTGGCGGGCGTGCTCACCACGGTGCTGACGATCTGGCCGCTGGGGGCGATCGCGGTGCTGCGCACGTACGTGGCGATCGCGGTGGGCGTGGCGATGGTGTACTTCACCGTCCAGCTGGTCCGGCAGGGCTTCCCGGACCCGGGTGCGGGTCACTGGGGCGGCTTCCTGACCGCGACGGACTACGTGATCGCGGTGTCGATCTCCTTCGTGCCGCTGGCCGCCGACTACACCCGGCACGCGAAGAGCTCGGGTTCGGCGTTCTGGGGCACCTTCTCGGGCTACACGGTGGCGCAGGTCTGGTGCTACGCGCTGGGTCTGGTCGCGCTGCTGCAGTCGGGCGGCGACCCGACGCAGGTGTTCTCCTCGTTCACCGGCGTGGCGGCGGGCTGGTTCTTCCTGCTGGTGCTGGTGCTTCGGGAGACCGACCAGTCCTTCGCTAACGTGTACTCGACCGCGATGTCGATCCACAACCTGCTGCCCCGGGTGGACCGCCGGGTGCTCACCGGCGGGATCGGTGTGCTGGTGACCGGCCTGGCGCTGTGGATCCAGGAGTTCACCGCCGGGTACTACGCCTTCCTGGGCCTGATCGGCTCGGTGTTCGTGCCGCTGTTCGCGGTGCTGGCGGTGGACTACTTCTTCGGGGCCGGACGGCGCGGCTGGAACCTGGAGCAGGACGCCCCCTCGCGCTGGCTGATGCTGCTGCCGTGGGCGCTCGGCTTCGCCGCGTACCAGTTCCTGGCGCCGACCGCGGTCGGGGCGTGGTGGACGGAGCGGTGGACGGGCCTGCAGGAGGCGGTGGGCTTCACCCCGCAGCCGTGGACTTCGGCCTCGCTGTTCTCCTTCCTGGTGGCCGCGCTGGCGACCGGGGCGACGGCGGCGCTGTCCCGCAAGGGCGACTGA
- a CDS encoding glycerophosphodiester phosphodiesterase, protein MDIQHLGAPAPDGVSPDPSAVRVIAHRGSSAALPEHTAEAYRLAIEEGADGLECDVRLTADGQLVCVHDRTVRRTSDGRGAVSAMTLAQLAELDFGSWKSPGDPRRSAVLTLEGLLELVADAGRRVELAIETKHPTRYRGRTEAELVRLLDRFGLLPKGPERAADAQVRIMSFSELALHRIRRAAPAVPTVYLLERRLPLLGRTRALPGGAGIAGPGIELVRRDPGLVPALRRAGHRVHVWTVDDPADVDLCVELGVEALITNRPREVLARLGR, encoded by the coding sequence GTGGACATCCAGCACCTCGGCGCGCCGGCCCCGGACGGCGTCTCCCCGGACCCTTCGGCCGTCCGGGTCATCGCGCACCGCGGCTCCTCCGCCGCGCTCCCCGAGCACACCGCCGAGGCGTACCGGCTGGCCATCGAGGAGGGCGCGGACGGGCTGGAGTGCGACGTCCGGCTGACCGCGGACGGGCAGCTGGTGTGCGTCCACGACCGGACGGTGCGCCGGACCTCCGACGGGCGCGGCGCGGTCTCCGCGATGACCCTGGCGCAGCTGGCCGAGCTGGACTTCGGCTCCTGGAAGTCGCCGGGGGATCCGCGGCGCAGCGCGGTGCTCACCCTGGAGGGTCTGCTGGAGCTGGTGGCGGACGCCGGGCGCCGGGTGGAGCTGGCGATCGAGACCAAGCACCCGACCCGCTACCGCGGTCGGACCGAGGCCGAGCTGGTGCGTCTGCTGGACCGTTTCGGGCTGCTGCCGAAGGGTCCGGAGCGCGCGGCGGACGCGCAGGTGCGGATCATGAGTTTCTCCGAGCTGGCGCTGCACCGGATCCGGCGGGCCGCTCCGGCGGTGCCGACGGTGTACCTGCTGGAGCGTCGGCTGCCGCTGCTGGGCCGGACGCGGGCGCTGCCGGGCGGGGCGGGGATCGCCGGTCCGGGAATCGAGCTGGTGCGCCGGGATCCGGGGCTGGTGCCGGCGCTGCGCCGGGCGGGGCACCGGGTGCACGTGTGGACCGTGGACGACCCGGCGGACGTGGACCTGTGTGTGGAGCTCGGGGTGGAGGCGCTGATCACCAACCGGCCGCGCGAGGTGCTGGCCCGGCTCGGTCGGTGA
- a CDS encoding ATP-binding protein — translation MVARAVHVEARAASSALAVPHGPASVGLARRRLRSDLGGREIADTVIDDAVLILSELLSNSCRYARPLAGGGADSAEGDGEILVRWQMHSDGLLTLEVTDGGAATRPLPASPSVTARGGRGLNIVGKLARHWGVRHAPGRVTVWAELPARGADRLDEPGARSA, via the coding sequence ATGGTGGCACGTGCCGTGCATGTGGAGGCCAGGGCGGCGTCATCGGCCCTGGCGGTGCCGCACGGGCCGGCCAGCGTGGGCCTCGCCCGTCGGCGGCTGAGGAGTGATCTGGGCGGCCGGGAGATTGCGGACACGGTGATCGACGACGCCGTGCTGATCCTTTCCGAACTGCTCAGCAATTCCTGCCGGTACGCACGACCCCTGGCCGGTGGGGGCGCGGATTCGGCGGAGGGTGACGGCGAAATCCTGGTGCGGTGGCAGATGCACTCGGACGGCCTGCTGACGCTGGAGGTGACGGACGGCGGCGCGGCCACCCGTCCGCTGCCGGCCAGCCCGTCGGTGACCGCGCGCGGCGGGCGGGGGCTGAACATCGTGGGCAAGTTGGCCCGCCACTGGGGCGTGCGGCACGCTCCCGGCCGGGTGACGGTGTGGGCCGAGCTGCCGGCCCGGGGCGCCGACCGGCTGGACGAGCCGGGGGCCAGGAGCGCGTAG
- a CDS encoding DUF5926 family protein — MAKKAAKKPQPSQSPAVEGEVPVVGAREACPCGSGRRYKACHGRQAAHAVQELVHRPFEGLPGEADWVALRELVPAATVPLTLAPGVTEGALGEVPSVTLATVLPLAWPALRRADGSILLGLQTQSSSGDLSRDLADALELALATEPGTPVPARRTVPGGRRLQDLLDTGAEFTPAVHTGFEFWLEDAETATGEVAASLERANASAIPTEKLSGVESSYWCGTPDKNHLRWVMTVPEEQLLDALARLAAAGRASLGEGTKLVGSFRAHGLTVPVWDLPLEMTADDCEKPAAEFAERLAGVLADPAPLTGEERRARANLVNRQITLN, encoded by the coding sequence ATGGCCAAGAAGGCCGCCAAGAAGCCTCAGCCCAGCCAGTCCCCTGCCGTCGAGGGCGAGGTCCCCGTCGTCGGCGCGCGCGAAGCGTGCCCGTGCGGTTCCGGCCGCCGGTACAAGGCCTGCCACGGCCGTCAGGCCGCGCACGCCGTCCAGGAGTTGGTGCACCGCCCGTTCGAGGGGCTGCCCGGCGAGGCGGACTGGGTGGCGCTGCGCGAGCTGGTCCCGGCAGCGACCGTGCCGCTGACGCTGGCCCCGGGGGTGACCGAGGGCGCGCTGGGCGAGGTGCCGTCGGTGACCCTGGCGACCGTGCTGCCGCTGGCCTGGCCGGCGCTGCGCCGCGCGGACGGCTCGATCCTGCTGGGTCTGCAGACCCAGTCCTCCTCCGGCGACCTCAGCCGTGACCTGGCGGACGCCCTGGAGCTGGCGCTGGCCACCGAGCCGGGCACCCCGGTGCCGGCCCGCCGGACCGTGCCGGGCGGCCGCCGCCTGCAGGACCTGCTGGACACCGGCGCCGAGTTCACCCCGGCCGTGCACACCGGCTTCGAGTTCTGGCTGGAGGACGCGGAGACCGCCACCGGCGAGGTGGCCGCCTCCCTTGAGCGGGCCAACGCCTCGGCGATCCCGACCGAGAAGCTGTCCGGGGTGGAGTCCTCGTACTGGTGCGGCACGCCGGACAAGAACCACCTGCGCTGGGTGATGACCGTCCCGGAGGAGCAGCTGCTGGACGCGCTGGCCCGGCTGGCCGCGGCCGGTCGTGCCTCGTTGGGTGAGGGCACCAAGCTGGTCGGCTCGTTCCGGGCGCACGGCCTGACCGTGCCGGTGTGGGACCTGCCGCTGGAGATGACCGCGGACGACTGTGAGAAGCCGGCCGCGGAGTTCGCCGAGCGGCTGGCGGGCGTGCTGGCCGACCCGGCCCCGCTGACCGGCGAGGAGCGCCGGGCCCGGGCGAACCTGGTGAACCGTCAGATCACCCTGAACTGA